In one window of Anser cygnoides isolate HZ-2024a breed goose chromosome 3, Taihu_goose_T2T_genome, whole genome shotgun sequence DNA:
- the LOC106044719 gene encoding uncharacterized protein isoform X2 — MARIRLEDLDGLGEEEEEEEEEEEDEGGGGEDEEEEGDEEERGRLFAHWEAVASTHRVSLPPDMAGPIAQMNRHSQAREPVPHVSLSRHGKWLSLGSSVPAPIPSRSGPWDSVGPEDLLLLLVPPLCLRRILGVRLRGWVRRWEPPRGISAEGTQELGPLWMRSPGSGRQDSDRRAAESPVLPAEDVLHSVCMPGASPRPAPCLCCSFR; from the exons ATGGCGCGGATCAGGCTGGAGGACCTGGACGGGctgggcgaggaggaggaggaggaggaggaggaggaggaggatgaaggcggggggggggaggacgaggaggaggagggggacgaggaggagcggggccggctGTTCGCGCACTGGGAGGCCGTGGCCAGCACGCACCGGGTGAGCCTGCCCCCAG ACATGGCCGGCCCCATCGCCCAGATGAACCGGCACAGCCAGGCGCGGGAGCCCGTGCCCCACGTCTCCCTGTCGCGACACGGCAAG TGGCTTAGTTTGGGCTCCTCTGTACCTGCACCGATCCCAAGCAGGAGCGGTCCCTGGGACTCCGTGGGACCTGAAGATCTTCTGTTGCTGTTGGTGCCTCCTTTGTGCCTGAGGAGGATTCTTGGAGTTCGACTCCGGGGCTGGGTGAGGAGATGGGAGCCGCCTCGTGGCATCAGTGCTGAGGGGACTCAGGAGCTTGGGCCCTTGTGGATGCGTTCCCCAGGCTCAGGCAG GCAGGACAGTGACCggagagcagcagaaagccctgTGCTCCCTGCTGAGGATGTGCTGCATTCCGTGTGCATGCCAGGAGCCTCCCCGCGCCCTGCCCCGTGTCTGTGCTGTTCCTTTCGCTGA
- the LOC106044719 gene encoding heme-binding protein 1-like isoform X1 yields MARIRLEDLDGLGEEEEEEEEEEEDEGGGGEDEEEEGDEEERGRLFAHWEAVASTHRVSLPPDMAGPIAQMNRHSQAREPVPHVSLSRHGKCEEAAYEERHYPAGKWACVTKGEPLYEQSISLSFMKLMRYICKENSVGRYLGMTVPVLNEIHLNEEGTELEREVLTAYYLPGQFQQNPPIPMDPEIHITERAPLRVITRVFYGITTEETILREIGLFWELLGSTDAVLRETYIVAVYQNPSVPQRRNEIWFIRRAE; encoded by the exons ATGGCGCGGATCAGGCTGGAGGACCTGGACGGGctgggcgaggaggaggaggaggaggaggaggaggaggaggatgaaggcggggggggggaggacgaggaggaggagggggacgaggaggagcggggccggctGTTCGCGCACTGGGAGGCCGTGGCCAGCACGCACCGGGTGAGCCTGCCCCCAG ACATGGCCGGCCCCATCGCCCAGATGAACCGGCACAGCCAGGCGCGGGAGCCCGTGCCCCACGTCTCCCTGTCGCGACACGGCAAG TGTGAGGAAGCGGCCTACGAGGAGCGGCACTACCCAGCTGGGAAGTGGGCGTGTGTCACCAAGGGGGAACCCCTGTATGAGCAGAGCATCTCCCTGAGCTTCATGAAGCTCATGCGCTACATCTGCAAGGAGAACTCTGTAG GTCGCTACTTGGGCATGACGGTCCCGGTGCTCAACGAAATCCACCTGAACGAGGAGGGGACCGAGCTGGAGCGCGAGGTCCTAACCGCCTATTACCTCCCGGGACAGTTCCAGCAaaacccccccatccccatggaCCCCGAAATCCACATCACCGAGAGGGCGCCGCTCCGGGTTATAACCAG GGTTTTCTACGGGATAACCACCGAGGAGACGATTCTGCGGGAGATCGGTCTCTTCTGGGAGCTCTTGGGCTCCACAGACGCCGTGCTCCGGGAAACCTACATCGTGGCCGTTTACCAGAACCCCAGCGTCCCTCAGCGCCGCAATGAGATCTGGTTCATCCGACGGGCAGAGTGA